ATTCAATTCTTTTTACATAACTATCAGATAAAGCCTTTTCTACTTTGTCTAGGGCCTCCTGAGCCTCAACAGTTAATTGCCTTTTTGAAGTTGGATCAGGATCCCCGtgcagaatgttaaaaaaaaaaaaaggcttcaacTCAGCAGTAGTTAGTTTTAaatagagtcttttccaattaatatCACCTAAAAGTTTTTGATAATCATTTAAAGTAACAAGATGGTCCTTTCTTAATTGTAGTGGGGCATGAGTCACTGTTTCAGAATTTATAACCCTTCCTAGATAAGTTATGGGTGGATTGATTTGAATATTTTCTGGGGCAATTTTTAAGCCTCTAGCTGACAGTGCCTGAGTCAAATCTTGGAGGACAGTTTGCAGATGAGCTCTATCTGGATGAGCTATTAAAATATCATCCATGTAATGAATCATATATACTTGTTTATATTTAGCCCTAATATCTTCTATAGCGGCATTGACAAATTTTTGACATAAGGTAGGGCTATTTTTCATTCCCTGGGGCAATACTTTCCATTGAAACCTtaaataaagttgtttaaaattttctgatgGCAGACTAAAGGCAAATCGCTTTTTATCTTCAGCACTTAAGGGAATGGTGAAAAAGCAgtcttgtaaatcaattacaattATATTATATCCCTCTGGAATGGCTACTGGGGAAGGGAGCCCAGGTTGTAAGGCTTCCATatctttcattgtggcattaATAGCTCTCAGATCTTGTAAAAGTCGCCACTTGCCAGATTTTTTCTTAATGACAAAAATGGGAGTGTTCCAGGGACTATTGGAGGGCTCAATATGTCACAATTGTAGTTGTTCAGAGATTAACATCTTAGCTGCCAGGAATTTTTCTTTAGGCAGAGGCCATTGTTCTACCCACACTGGATCTTTGGATTTCCATGTGATGGGGTCAGCAGCAAAAACAATGGCCTCCATTATAAATTTGGATACCCCAATCCAAAACGTTGCTGTCAAGGGGTTGGGCAAATTGGCTCAATTATTCCTGTCTGTTGTTTACCTAATCCTTTCAATGAATCATAGCCAATatggagcctttgggaggttACTTTGTCATCAGGGCTAAAAAACAGCATTCCCATTTGAGACAGCATGTTCCTCCCCCATATGGTAAAGGGGAGTGAAGGAACTacatagggttggaaagttccacaggcATCCTCAAACCGCCAGTCTAACATTTTTGCACTCTTAACTACAGCGGGGGCTCTCCCTAATCCCACCAACTCGTTTTCAGTAGTATGCGTTGGCCAGGAGCtgggccagtctttcccagcaatgcaAGAAACATCTGCTCCTGTATCTAACAATCCCACAATAGCCTTGCCACTGACAAGGATAGTTTTCATAGGGCGTTCCTGAGTAATTTCTGTCACCCAAAAGACCATATCACTGGACCCAAATCCTTTCTCTTGCCTCTCACTTTGAGTAGCAGTGTGCCCTATGGCAGTGTGATAAGGCAAAAGTAAAAGTTGAGCTATTCTTTGTCCTTGATGAATTT
This portion of the Bos taurus isolate L1 Dominette 01449 registration number 42190680 breed Hereford chromosome 15, ARS-UCD2.0, whole genome shotgun sequence genome encodes:
- the LOC104970693 gene encoding endogenous retrovirus group K member 6 Pro protein-like translates to MQIHQGQRIAQLLLLPYHTAIGHTATQSERQEKGFGSSDMVFWVTEITQERPMKTILVSGKAIVGLLDTGADVSCIAGKDWPSSWPTHTTENELVGLGRAPAVVKSAKMLDWRFEDACGTFQPYVVPSLPFTIWGRNMLSQMGMLFFSPDDKVTSQRLHIGYDSLKGLGKQQTGIIEPICPTP